In the genome of Coraliomargarita algicola, one region contains:
- a CDS encoding sulfatase, producing the protein MKAYTLAAFMCLCMVSLEAAPNIVFILVDDMAWTGTSTPMAPSILNSKSDFYLTPHIDGLASSGIRFSQAYAPAALCTPSRAAILTGKTPAELHMTTPGGGRRAQSFQQLKAPQHIKELPESALTIAELLQQQGYATAHFGKWHLGQKSPSLHGFDVHDGSTHNMVPASQQGPKDVFGLTQRAIAFMTEQAATKRAFYLQLSHYAVHSPVEALDSSKAKFSQIKTGSRHNEIEYAAMTYDLDTSIGQLLQEIDALGLSNNTYVVFMSDNGASSKPRESLNTPLRAGKGTLYEGGIRVPLIIRGPGVPENRVCHEPVTGCDLLATFCDWAGIFTTTETDGSSLAALASADTSSFNRAQNVFLFHYPHYGKGPRQKPQTAIIIDQFKLLKDLESDSYQLFDLSNDISESKDLLLQMPEKTASMKRLMQQRLLEVDAQQASINPNYNPKAEQTRESNQAGFLRFKK; encoded by the coding sequence ATGAAAGCCTATACTCTAGCCGCGTTCATGTGCCTATGTATGGTCAGTCTAGAGGCAGCTCCTAACATCGTCTTTATTTTAGTCGACGATATGGCTTGGACTGGCACCTCCACCCCAATGGCGCCCTCGATCCTAAATTCGAAAAGTGATTTTTATCTCACCCCACATATTGATGGTCTGGCGTCTTCGGGGATCCGATTTTCACAAGCCTACGCTCCAGCGGCACTATGCACGCCATCACGAGCCGCGATCCTGACTGGAAAGACCCCGGCGGAGCTGCACATGACCACCCCTGGTGGTGGTCGTCGTGCACAGAGCTTCCAACAACTCAAAGCGCCGCAGCACATCAAAGAGCTCCCAGAATCCGCACTCACCATTGCCGAGTTACTCCAGCAACAGGGCTATGCCACTGCACATTTCGGCAAGTGGCACCTGGGGCAAAAAAGTCCAAGCCTCCATGGTTTCGATGTGCATGATGGCAGCACACACAATATGGTGCCCGCCTCACAGCAGGGCCCCAAGGATGTCTTTGGCCTGACACAACGCGCGATTGCGTTCATGACGGAACAAGCCGCCACCAAACGAGCGTTCTATCTGCAACTTTCTCATTATGCTGTGCATTCTCCAGTCGAAGCACTGGACAGTTCCAAAGCCAAATTCTCTCAGATAAAAACCGGCAGCCGCCATAACGAGATCGAGTATGCTGCCATGACTTACGACCTAGACACCAGTATTGGACAATTACTACAAGAGATAGATGCTTTAGGCCTAAGCAACAATACCTACGTAGTCTTCATGTCCGACAATGGGGCCAGCAGCAAGCCACGTGAATCACTGAACACGCCTCTACGTGCTGGCAAAGGCACGCTCTATGAAGGCGGTATCCGTGTGCCTTTAATCATCCGCGGCCCCGGAGTCCCTGAAAACCGTGTGTGCCACGAGCCAGTCACGGGCTGTGATTTATTGGCCACTTTCTGCGACTGGGCAGGCATTTTCACAACTACAGAGACCGACGGCTCCAGCCTCGCAGCGCTGGCATCCGCCGACACAAGCTCCTTCAATCGAGCGCAAAACGTTTTCCTCTTTCACTACCCGCATTACGGCAAAGGCCCCCGCCAAAAGCCTCAGACTGCCATTATTATTGATCAGTTCAAACTGCTAAAAGATCTGGAATCGGACAGCTATCAACTCTTTGACTTATCAAATGATATTTCAGAATCTAAAGATTTACTGCTACAAATGCCTGAAAAGACTGCCTCGATGAAACGACTCATGCAGCAGCGTTTACTCGAAGTCGATGCACAACAAGCAAGCATCAATCCTAATTACAATCCAAAGGCCGAACAAACACGGGAATCCAATCAAGCAGGCTTTTTAAGGTTCAAAAAATGA
- a CDS encoding HNH endonuclease has protein sequence MLNRLWQPVNIVGVERAFSLLLQDHAQVIYTGDENFRMMDSAAWLQLSEESVPGSNEAYIQTVRLRIRVPKVLLLRSYDQLPVKEIQFNRDNLFERDDYRCQYCGQHFEPGQLNMDHVIPRDRGGRTSWENIVTSCIKCNSRKANRLPHQANMHLIRKPERPRWRPFVSSLIGQSYDSDWDHFLNLKKPA, from the coding sequence GTGTTGAATCGGTTGTGGCAACCGGTTAATATTGTTGGCGTCGAACGGGCATTCAGTCTATTGTTGCAGGATCATGCACAGGTGATTTACACGGGGGATGAGAATTTTCGGATGATGGATTCGGCGGCTTGGCTTCAGTTGTCCGAGGAGTCGGTGCCAGGGTCGAATGAAGCTTATATTCAGACGGTTCGGCTGCGGATTCGTGTGCCGAAGGTGCTTTTGCTACGCAGCTACGATCAGTTGCCGGTCAAGGAGATCCAATTCAATCGAGATAATTTATTCGAACGTGATGACTATCGTTGTCAATATTGTGGCCAACACTTTGAGCCCGGGCAATTGAACATGGATCACGTTATTCCACGTGATCGTGGTGGGCGCACCTCCTGGGAAAACATTGTCACCTCTTGTATCAAGTGTAACTCTCGCAAGGCCAATCGTTTGCCGCATCAGGCGAATATGCATCTGATTCGTAAACCAGAGCGCCCTCGCTGGCGACCATTTGTCAGTTCCTTGATTGGGCAGAGTTATGACTCTGACTGGGATCATTTTTTGAACCTTAAAAAGCCTGCTTGA
- a CDS encoding phosphoribosylanthranilate isomerase, with protein MSRTLKIKICGLTREEDVDQALSLGADFCGFILYPKSPRALSLERATELVSRVPAGKRVMVDVATDCQALERYRDAGFDYFQIHCSPETDAATLEAWSQLVGRDRLWLAPRLAPNDVFPIAMMEYADTLLIDTFSKDQVGGTGKVGDWARFNRLKSAHPQIHWVLAGGLSPDNVRLAVTSTTAQHLDINSGVETQPGIKDPAKLREVFRLLR; from the coding sequence ATGTCACGCACTCTTAAAATAAAAATCTGTGGTCTCACCCGAGAGGAGGATGTCGATCAGGCACTTTCTCTTGGGGCGGACTTCTGTGGCTTTATTCTGTATCCTAAATCGCCCCGAGCTCTGAGTCTGGAGCGTGCGACTGAACTCGTGTCCCGTGTGCCCGCAGGTAAACGGGTCATGGTCGATGTCGCTACAGATTGTCAGGCCTTGGAGCGCTACCGTGATGCCGGCTTTGACTACTTTCAGATTCACTGTAGCCCCGAGACCGACGCGGCCACCCTGGAGGCATGGTCGCAGCTAGTTGGACGCGATCGCTTGTGGCTTGCGCCGCGTCTCGCACCGAATGATGTCTTTCCCATCGCTATGATGGAGTATGCCGACACCCTACTGATCGATACCTTTTCCAAGGATCAGGTCGGGGGCACTGGCAAAGTCGGCGATTGGGCGCGTTTCAACCGACTGAAATCCGCGCACCCGCAGATTCACTGGGTGCTGGCAGGTGGTCTATCGCCTGATAATGTGCGTTTAGCGGTGACTTCGACCACCGCGCAGCACCTCGACATCAATAGCGGCGTCGAAACTCAGCCAGGGATCAAAGACCCTGCTAAGTTGCGTGAAGTTTTTCGTTTGTTACGCTGA
- a CDS encoding FKBP-type peptidyl-prolyl cis-trans isomerase → MMPKHNRLFLLSAALMSSICAFPLTSAASENDTYSMLDTPKDVNSVPSDAVATASGLASRVLEAGSGTESPSAADTVTVHYSGWTTDGKMFDSSVKRGQPTSFPLNRVIKGWTEGLQLMVVGEKRRFWIPADLAYGENPGGGRPGGLLVFDVELLGIEKAPEPPKVPEDVASVPANAEVRESGLASRVLSAGTGSQHPSKQDMVTVHYSGWTTDGQMFDSSVMRGSPATFGLYQVIPGWTEGVQLMVEGEKRRFWIPAKLAYGDNPQGGAPAGTLVFDVELIKIGR, encoded by the coding sequence ATGATGCCTAAACACAATCGACTCTTCTTGCTCAGCGCTGCGCTAATGAGCTCCATCTGCGCTTTTCCGTTGACCTCTGCTGCGTCGGAAAACGATACCTATTCTATGCTTGATACACCCAAAGATGTAAATTCCGTTCCATCCGACGCAGTCGCTACCGCTTCTGGTCTCGCTTCCCGCGTGCTCGAAGCTGGCTCCGGCACGGAGTCGCCCTCTGCAGCTGATACTGTGACAGTGCACTACAGTGGCTGGACGACCGACGGAAAGATGTTCGACAGCTCTGTGAAGCGTGGCCAGCCCACTAGCTTTCCGCTCAATCGCGTGATTAAGGGGTGGACCGAAGGTCTGCAACTGATGGTCGTTGGCGAAAAACGTCGCTTTTGGATTCCTGCGGACCTTGCTTATGGTGAGAACCCAGGTGGTGGCCGTCCGGGCGGTTTGCTGGTCTTTGACGTCGAGCTGCTCGGCATCGAGAAAGCACCTGAGCCACCCAAAGTTCCAGAAGACGTTGCTTCCGTGCCTGCAAATGCTGAAGTGCGCGAAAGCGGTCTGGCTTCGCGCGTGCTTTCTGCCGGGACTGGTAGTCAGCATCCTAGCAAGCAAGACATGGTCACCGTGCACTACAGCGGTTGGACCACAGACGGTCAGATGTTCGATAGCTCTGTGATGCGTGGCTCGCCCGCAACTTTCGGGCTGTATCAAGTCATTCCTGGCTGGACCGAAGGTGTGCAACTGATGGTTGAGGGCGAAAAACGTCGTTTCTGGATTCCCGCCAAGTTGGCTTACGGCGACAATCCTCAAGGAGGCGCCCCCGCAGGGACCTTGGTCTTTGATGTCGAACTGATTAAAATCGGTCGCTAG
- a CDS encoding DUF983 domain-containing protein, with the protein MDSMKIERGEIFSRAMTGRCPNCGHFGMFKNWFRLNKRCPSCDMELEKEESGFYFGTTSIGYVLAIVIVIIPVCILVVLNMLNMWLGVAIAIVGSILLCTLLYPIMLCWVIMLYYIVQTEELPKNQKENAPSVTDS; encoded by the coding sequence ATGGATTCTATGAAAATCGAGCGTGGAGAAATTTTTAGTCGTGCCATGACGGGGCGTTGCCCCAATTGCGGGCATTTTGGCATGTTCAAGAATTGGTTTCGACTCAACAAGCGCTGCCCCAGTTGCGACATGGAGTTGGAGAAGGAGGAGTCTGGGTTTTACTTTGGCACGACCTCAATCGGTTACGTGTTGGCGATCGTGATCGTCATCATCCCCGTCTGCATACTAGTGGTGCTGAATATGCTCAATATGTGGCTCGGTGTCGCCATCGCCATCGTCGGCTCGATCCTGCTCTGCACTCTACTCTATCCAATAATGCTGTGCTGGGTGATTATGCTGTACTATATTGTGCAGACAGAAGAGCTGCCCAAAAATCAGAAAGAGAATGCGCCGTCCGTTACAGACAGTTAA
- a CDS encoding DUF4212 domain-containing protein: MEVDHPRAHRRACLKITLCLLAVWFTISFGAGILLRDWLDAHAPMVGGAPFGFWMAQQGSILGFVLILIVFACLMNRLDRKHGYSEER, encoded by the coding sequence ATGGAAGTCGATCATCCCCGAGCACATCGTCGTGCCTGTTTAAAAATTACTCTCTGTCTCCTCGCAGTCTGGTTTACGATCAGTTTTGGCGCGGGCATTTTATTACGCGATTGGTTGGATGCGCATGCACCGATGGTTGGTGGGGCGCCCTTTGGTTTTTGGATGGCGCAGCAGGGATCGATCCTTGGTTTTGTGCTGATATTGATCGTCTTTGCCTGCCTAATGAATCGTTTAGATCGTAAACACGGCTACTCCGAAGAGCGTTAA
- a CDS encoding AraC family transcriptional regulator — protein sequence MEEFPLELSSQVEKGRYANLPRPLDGHERAFILGYEECATDYTIDRNDFPFWTLEFVVGGHGYYRDGAQMQELTFGGVYTYGPGVMQYFGNDRSRPFRKYFIVRSGREYPELWREAGLAPGRLFHLGNPTSVVPIFDQLLDQGQRSDAHTSKIVSSLEEVLIALIARHLGLSKGDRSRSRKVYELSLEILLREYKSLHTLADLAERSGYTSEYLCRVFKKYHGESPYQVLLHRKMSAAWLLLHDGQLQVGAVGRELGYEDPLHFSRVFRKVMGCAPSSVMSNQTEPA from the coding sequence ATGGAAGAATTTCCTTTAGAATTGTCCTCGCAGGTGGAGAAAGGGCGCTATGCAAACTTGCCCCGGCCTTTGGATGGGCATGAACGCGCATTTATTTTAGGCTACGAAGAATGTGCGACTGATTATACAATTGATCGCAATGACTTTCCGTTTTGGACGCTTGAGTTTGTTGTGGGCGGACATGGATATTATCGGGATGGCGCGCAGATGCAGGAACTAACTTTTGGCGGAGTGTATACTTATGGTCCGGGAGTGATGCAGTATTTTGGGAACGACCGTAGTCGTCCATTTCGCAAGTATTTTATTGTGCGTAGTGGGCGTGAGTATCCAGAGCTCTGGCGCGAGGCTGGATTGGCGCCTGGTCGACTTTTTCACCTGGGCAATCCGACCTCGGTGGTCCCGATTTTTGACCAATTATTGGATCAAGGGCAGCGCAGTGATGCGCATACGTCGAAGATCGTTTCCAGCTTAGAGGAGGTCTTGATTGCGTTGATTGCGCGCCACCTTGGATTATCTAAAGGGGATCGGTCTCGCTCGAGGAAGGTTTATGAATTGTCGTTGGAGATTTTACTGCGTGAGTATAAAAGTCTACACACGCTTGCTGATTTGGCAGAGCGCTCCGGTTATACCAGTGAGTATTTGTGTCGGGTCTTTAAGAAATATCATGGGGAGTCGCCCTATCAGGTGTTACTGCACAGAAAGATGAGTGCCGCCTGGCTGCTTTTACACGATGGTCAATTGCAAGTCGGCGCTGTCGGGCGTGAACTCGGCTACGAGGACCCCTTGCATTTTTCTCGGGTCTTCAGGAAGGTGATGGGCTGCGCACCTAGCTCAGTGATGTCCAATCAAACGGAGCCTGCTTAA
- a CDS encoding L-fucose isomerase, which produces MKNYPFTFPKIGIRPTIDGRLGGVRESLEDITMNMAKRVAALYSQELRTPDGSPVECVIADSNIGGVREAAACEEKFQREGVGLSLTVTPCWCYGSETMDMDPHRPKAIWGFNGTERPGAVYLAAALAGHTQKGIPAFGIYGKDVQEAGDETMPEDVVEKLLNFARAGLAVAFMRGKSYLSMGGTSMGIAGSVVDSSFWERTLGMRVEAIDMSEFVGRMSKGIYDQAEFEKALAWVKENCPEGKDYNSPETQRSREQLDSEWSDSVKMALIARDLMVGNDELAKAGYGEQAQGHNAIAAGFQGQRQWTDHFPNGDFMEAILNTSFDWNGKRPPYIVATENDALNGAGMLFGQLLTNSAQIFADLRTYWSPDAVARVADGYQLEGKAADGLLHLINSGPAALDGTGDQTDAEGNPTMKPFWEITDEEAEASLKNTTWHPSITEYFPGGGMSTRFKTKGGMKATMIRLNLAAGLGPCLQIAEGWTVELPENVHDALDERTNPSWPTTWFAPRLTGKGAFSSAYEVMNNWGANHCVMTAGHVGNLYITLASMLRIPVYMHNVEEERVFRPSAWRAFGTADLEGADFRACESYGPLYK; this is translated from the coding sequence ATGAAGAATTATCCCTTCACGTTTCCTAAAATTGGCATTCGCCCAACAATCGATGGTCGCCTAGGTGGTGTGCGTGAGTCCTTGGAGGACATCACCATGAACATGGCCAAGCGCGTCGCCGCTCTTTACAGCCAAGAGCTACGCACCCCAGACGGCAGCCCCGTCGAGTGCGTGATCGCTGACAGCAACATTGGCGGTGTGCGCGAAGCAGCTGCCTGCGAAGAAAAATTCCAACGCGAAGGTGTCGGCCTCAGCCTGACAGTGACACCTTGCTGGTGCTACGGCTCCGAAACGATGGACATGGACCCCCACCGCCCGAAAGCGATCTGGGGCTTCAACGGCACCGAGCGTCCCGGCGCAGTGTACCTTGCAGCCGCACTAGCAGGTCACACTCAAAAAGGCATCCCAGCCTTCGGCATCTATGGTAAAGACGTACAAGAAGCCGGCGACGAGACCATGCCGGAAGACGTCGTAGAGAAGCTACTCAACTTCGCACGTGCGGGTCTGGCGGTCGCTTTCATGCGTGGCAAATCATACCTGTCAATGGGCGGCACTTCCATGGGCATCGCTGGTTCCGTGGTCGACTCCTCATTCTGGGAGCGCACACTCGGCATGCGTGTCGAAGCGATCGACATGTCTGAATTCGTTGGCCGCATGAGTAAAGGCATCTACGACCAAGCTGAATTCGAGAAAGCACTGGCATGGGTCAAAGAAAACTGCCCTGAAGGCAAGGACTACAACAGCCCTGAAACACAACGCAGCCGTGAGCAACTCGACTCCGAGTGGAGCGATTCCGTGAAAATGGCACTGATCGCCCGCGACTTAATGGTCGGCAACGACGAGCTCGCGAAAGCTGGCTACGGCGAACAAGCCCAGGGCCACAACGCCATCGCGGCTGGTTTCCAAGGTCAACGCCAATGGACCGATCACTTCCCGAATGGCGACTTCATGGAAGCCATCCTCAACACCTCCTTCGACTGGAATGGCAAGCGCCCTCCTTATATCGTAGCCACAGAAAACGATGCGCTGAACGGTGCGGGCATGCTCTTTGGTCAACTCTTGACCAATAGCGCACAAATCTTTGCCGATCTCCGCACCTACTGGAGCCCCGATGCAGTTGCACGTGTCGCCGATGGCTACCAACTCGAAGGCAAAGCGGCCGACGGCCTACTGCACCTGATCAATTCCGGCCCTGCAGCACTCGACGGCACTGGCGACCAAACCGATGCAGAAGGCAACCCAACCATGAAGCCTTTCTGGGAAATTACCGACGAAGAAGCCGAAGCCAGCCTGAAAAACACCACATGGCACCCATCCATTACTGAGTATTTCCCTGGCGGTGGCATGAGCACACGCTTCAAGACAAAGGGCGGCATGAAAGCGACCATGATTCGTCTCAACCTCGCTGCAGGTCTCGGACCTTGCCTCCAAATCGCTGAAGGTTGGACCGTCGAACTGCCCGAGAACGTACACGACGCACTCGACGAGCGCACCAACCCAAGCTGGCCCACAACTTGGTTTGCACCTCGCCTCACAGGTAAGGGCGCATTCAGCTCAGCTTATGAAGTGATGAACAATTGGGGTGCCAACCACTGCGTAATGACAGCGGGTCACGTCGGCAATCTCTACATCACATTGGCATCGATGCTTCGTATTCCAGTCTACATGCACAACGTCGAAGAAGAGCGCGTCTTCCGCCCCAGTGCGTGGCGTGCCTTCGGCACTGCAGACCTCGAAGGCGCCGACTTCCGTGCCTGCGAGTCCTACGGACCACTCTACAAGTAG
- a CDS encoding LysR family transcriptional regulator: MELRHLKYFIAVAETLNFRRAAERLNVAQPALSRQIKDLEDSISVQLLERDTGGTRLTEAGSVLLEEARDIMERIDMAREMARDAQAGRRGHLHIAGLGSMSLGLLSDTLAKFRVMYPSVDVSLHDIGHRDLISELRAGNVHLGFSFDPNILLTREFDSVHVVKSRARIAMSVRHPLAQEEAVSLKDFDDDHIFCIGKAGIYDLHRRITQSILSERSIHHKPLKYVANLELMMALLAGNYGVSLVFPRFFGETSQIVLKPILEDGDDLEIFLSAVWRRNLQPKLVNNFVEILRSVDLH; this comes from the coding sequence ATGGAGTTACGCCATTTGAAGTATTTCATCGCGGTCGCTGAGACGCTTAACTTTCGCCGGGCTGCGGAGCGGCTTAATGTGGCGCAACCAGCCTTAAGCCGTCAGATCAAGGATTTGGAGGATTCGATCAGCGTCCAATTACTGGAGCGTGATACTGGAGGCACGCGTTTGACGGAGGCGGGCTCGGTCTTGCTGGAAGAGGCGCGCGACATTATGGAACGCATCGATATGGCCCGAGAAATGGCCCGTGATGCTCAGGCTGGACGGCGCGGGCACTTGCACATCGCGGGGCTGGGCAGCATGTCACTCGGCTTACTTTCGGATACACTTGCCAAGTTCCGAGTGATGTATCCCTCAGTCGATGTGAGTTTGCATGATATTGGCCATCGTGATCTGATCAGTGAGTTACGCGCGGGCAATGTCCATCTCGGTTTCTCCTTCGATCCCAACATACTATTGACCCGTGAATTTGATTCCGTGCATGTGGTCAAATCCCGTGCGCGCATTGCCATGAGTGTGCGCCATCCCTTGGCGCAGGAAGAAGCCGTCAGCCTAAAGGACTTTGATGACGATCATATTTTCTGTATAGGCAAAGCAGGAATCTACGATTTGCACCGTCGCATCACGCAAAGTATTTTATCGGAGCGCAGCATTCATCATAAACCACTCAAGTATGTGGCCAATTTGGAACTAATGATGGCTTTGCTCGCAGGGAACTATGGAGTGTCACTGGTCTTTCCACGTTTTTTCGGAGAAACGTCCCAAATCGTCTTAAAGCCTATACTCGAAGATGGGGATGACCTTGAAATCTTTTTATCCGCCGTTTGGCGACGTAATTTGCAGCCCAAATTAGTAAATAATTTTGTAGAGATCTTGCGCAGTGTGGATCTGCATTAA
- a CDS encoding efflux RND transporter periplasmic adaptor subunit, giving the protein MKTQQSFPRSITHIAVALLVTTQLLVLAACSEPSEASNSSGSAAAAPALVVTVRNVATEAVTLKRELSGRTAPLRIAEVRARVNGIIEKRHFVEGAIVEAGELLYEIDPAPYQAQLDSAKANLARAEASYASAQLQADRFESLVETNAVSRQNYDDAKAAALALKAEIAAAQASVRVAEINLGYTRVTAPISGRIGQAEVTEGAYVQQATATLLGTIQQLDTLYLDLTESAEEVLQLKEALATGELKSADGENTAIEVILSDGTVYPKLGSLQFSDVTVNSTTGTVKLRATVPNPDSKLLPGMFLRARLVEGVDPDAILIPHSLVSRNSKGQATVLLVNAQNTVELRTIETERSIGNAWLVTGGLKVGESIITDNLQKIRPGMTVQPKAQSETDAQNQNQPAA; this is encoded by the coding sequence ATGAAAACACAGCAGTCATTCCCCCGTTCGATTACTCACATCGCAGTCGCCCTCTTGGTCACGACTCAGTTGCTAGTGCTAGCCGCCTGCAGCGAACCCAGTGAAGCCAGTAATTCCAGCGGCAGCGCCGCGGCCGCCCCGGCTCTGGTCGTGACAGTGCGCAACGTGGCAACGGAGGCGGTGACATTGAAGCGCGAGTTGTCCGGCCGCACCGCTCCTCTACGCATCGCAGAAGTGCGGGCACGGGTGAATGGCATCATTGAAAAGCGCCATTTCGTGGAAGGTGCCATCGTTGAAGCGGGTGAACTACTCTATGAAATTGATCCGGCCCCTTACCAAGCTCAACTGGACTCAGCCAAAGCCAACCTTGCCCGTGCCGAAGCAAGCTACGCATCGGCACAGTTGCAAGCCGACCGCTTCGAGAGTTTGGTTGAGACCAATGCCGTCTCACGTCAAAACTATGACGATGCCAAAGCCGCTGCACTTGCGCTAAAAGCTGAAATCGCAGCAGCCCAGGCCAGTGTGCGCGTCGCAGAAATCAACCTGGGCTACACCCGCGTGACCGCGCCCATTAGTGGTCGGATCGGGCAAGCTGAAGTCACCGAAGGTGCCTACGTGCAACAAGCCACGGCCACATTGCTGGGCACTATTCAGCAACTGGACACCTTGTATCTGGATCTCACCGAATCCGCCGAAGAAGTGCTCCAGCTCAAAGAAGCCCTGGCCACGGGAGAACTCAAAAGCGCAGACGGAGAGAATACGGCCATCGAAGTGATTCTTTCAGACGGCACTGTGTATCCCAAACTCGGCTCGTTGCAATTTTCCGACGTCACGGTCAACTCGACCACCGGCACGGTGAAACTGCGGGCCACGGTGCCCAACCCGGATTCCAAACTCTTGCCGGGCATGTTTCTGCGCGCGCGTCTTGTCGAGGGGGTCGATCCCGATGCCATCCTCATCCCCCACTCTCTGGTCAGTCGCAACAGTAAAGGTCAAGCCACCGTGTTGTTGGTCAATGCTCAGAACACCGTGGAGCTACGCACGATTGAAACCGAACGCTCCATCGGCAACGCCTGGTTGGTGACCGGCGGCCTGAAGGTGGGCGAATCAATCATTACCGACAATCTGCAAAAGATTCGTCCCGGCATGACCGTGCAGCCGAAAGCTCAATCGGAGACGGACGCACAAAACCAGAATCAGCCCGCCGCATAG